The proteins below are encoded in one region of Lactuca sativa cultivar Salinas chromosome 3, Lsat_Salinas_v11, whole genome shotgun sequence:
- the LOC111907729 gene encoding uncharacterized protein LOC111907729 has product FLVPNSQNPPFLYPILATKMESKRQLIDSLTSHISLYNSNSPSSSSNPNPNPRSSILKWFSSLTPHERQSHLTIVDRSFTQLLIQMQFKLKDHGHGSFIILPDIPSSSSNPNIPSFCFRKSHGLLKRISQVSKPERSIHESVQLFDSKEGENFGSCCSTSLDSVTVSRDFVQNVDTFVEAMDGVSNGEFLRGEESVLSGSLDWVEFNWLKGKGYYSVEAFVANRLELALRLSWLHLNIGKKRGVKLKEKSVCAVAGVAANVYWRKKGCVDWWMKLDDQMKNKVFRTVLGKATRFLTQEILNGRSSGVEDDLQTINGGDSDKQSSRYKHPKWHQETIETLKDIESGKPLFISQHDKLSSSLSHKLNRLLLVCEISTMIQAFEHSQFDEGVLFFTSLGSINTISDCILRRIRGLLMVVSLDFTKLELLEDFGSTKSTKNPEPKLVSSKKGKVKKQIPVQRSFKSNSIPEKPSKDEGDKLGSIVHEKVIEKETLSTPEMVVNVTVQTTSKKGKRARKKHKKDGIIVNNPTKSIVSQTTPSKPVSQDLNSLPEIPDTKITPIAIPTDDNSTEAAINSSNSSPLEKIKETTKTTKKEEKPVVNNVIHGGSGIVNSSRIVNSSRNSPYEWPNNGPQLSFTNSHLPTTTDRLHLDVGHNWQNHYHQSSFLHTVRNRTIENGCTEAMVHHRPIPMSLDWPPMVHSFNGLLPFMPRRQSFKQIPTPQNDDTRRYSGESNFDSPEFVEEHDGQWVGEEDFAVSGMDYSQYFGGGVMYWDSSDHPVAGFSRPPSLSSDDSSWAWQEADMNRTVDDMVAFSSPSGASFCSAFDPIGYVIPGEVAGKVTDDNMNVNVSGSLDIEAPYPILRPIIISRDRSREFKRAHTYEHKSPCVPPSRREEPPPVKRPPSPVVLCVPRGGASVVGGDSRKQRGFPTVRSGSSSPRNWGVKGWFHDGINFEEACLRVDGSEVVWPSWRKKSQLPGALIAISQEKHPDLAIPLQSPESELDSTVRSSTIPVMHSLLNDEIDSFCKRVAGVNLTRKPYINWAVKRVTRSLQVLWPRSRTNIFGSNATGLSLPTSDVDLVVCLPPVRNLEPIKEAGILEGRNGIKETCLQHAARYLANQEWVKNDSLKIVENTAIPIIMLVVQVPFDDSIPELTGMELIRIDISFKAPSHTGLQTTELVKELTEQFPAATPLALVLKQFLADRSLDQSYSGGLSSYCLILLITRFLQHEHHYGRPINQNFGGLLMDFFYFFGNVFDPRQMRISVQGSGVYINRERGYSIDPIYIDDPLYPANNVGRNCFRIHQCIKAFADAYSTLEDRLLSLSDNCDSSKLKLLPLIIPSVGNS; this is encoded by the exons TTTCTCGTACCAAATTCACAAAATCCCCCATTTCTCTATCCAATTCTTGCAACAAAAATGGAATCAAAGCGTCAATTGATTGATTCCCTCACCTCCCACATCTCTCTATACAATTCCAACTCACCATCTTCAtcatcaaaccctaaccctaacccgaGATCCTCAATTCTCAAATGGTTTTCATCACTCACACCTCACGAAAGACAATCCCACCTCACTATCGTCGACAGATCATTCACACAACTTCTAATCCAAATGCAATTCAAACTCAAAGATCATGGTCATGGTTCTTTCATCATCCTACCTGACATCCCCTCGTCTTCATCAAACCCTAACATCCCCAGTTTCTGTTTCCGGAAATCACATGGGCTGCTAAAGAGAATTAGCCAGGTTTCGAAGCCTGAGCGATCTATTCATGAATCGGTACAGTTGTTTGATTCGAAAGAAGGTGAAAACTTTGGTTCTTGCTGTTCTACCTCTTTAGATTCTGTTACGGTTAGTAGAGATTTTGTTCAAAATGTGGATACGTTTGTTGAGGCTATGGATGGGGTTTCAAATGGCGAGTTTTTGAGAGGGGAGGAGAGTGTGTTGTCGGGATCATTGGATTGGGTAGAGTTTAATTGGTTAAAGGGGAAAGGGTATTATAGTGTGGAGGCGTTTGTGGCCAATAGATTGGAGTTGGCTTTGAGATTGTCATGGTTGCATTTGAATATTGGAAAGAAGAGAGGTGTGAAATTGAAAGAGAAGTCTGTTTGTGCAGTTGCAGGTGTTGCAGCAAATGTGTATTGGAGGAAGAAAGGGTGTGTGGATTGGTGGATGAAGTTAGATGATCAAATGAAGAACAAAGTTTTTCGAACAGTGTTGGGAAAAGCTACAAGATTTCTG ACTCAGGAAATTCTAAATGGAAGAAGTAGTGGTGTTGAAGATGACTTACAGACCATTAATGGAGGAGATAGTGATAAACAATCCTCAAGATACAAGCATCCTAAGTGGCATCAAGAAACCATTGAAACCCTAAAAGACATAGAATCAGGGAAACCTTTATTTATCTCTCAACATGATAAGTTATCTTCTTCACTATCTCATAAATTAAATCGCCTTTTACTTGTTTGTGAGATTTCAACTATGATACAAGCATTTGAGCATAGTCAATTTGATGAAGGAGTACTTTTCTTTACCTCATTGGGTTCCATTAATACAATTTCTGATTGCATATTAAGAAGAATACGAGGTTTGCTCATGGTGGTTTCACTTGATTTCACAAAACTTGAGCTCCTTGAAGATTTTGGGTCAACAAAGTCAACCAAGAATCCAGAACCAAAACTTGTTTCGAGTAAAAAAGGGAAGGTAAAAAAACAGATTCCTGTTCAAAGATCTTTCAAGAGTAATTCCATTCCTGAGAAGCCTTCCAAG GATGAGGGGGATAAATTGGGTAGTATAGTTCATGAAAAGGTTATTGAAAAAGAGACTCTATCCACACCTGAAATGGTTGTTAATGTAACAGTTCAAACCACCTCAAAGAAAGGAAAAAGAGCAAGAAAGAAACATAAAAAAGATGGCATAATCGTAAATAACCCCACCAAAAGCATCGTTTCCCAAACTACCCCTTCAAAACCCGTTTCTCAAGACCTGAATTCCCTACCCGAAATTCCAGACACCAAAATTACACCAATTGCCATTCCCACTGATGACAATTCAACAGAAGCAGCTatcaattcttccaattcatcacCTCTTGAGAAAATAAAAGAAACGACTAAAACtacaaaaaaagaagaaaaaccaGTTGTCAATAATGTCATCCATGGTGGAAGTGGAATAGTCAACTCTTCTAGAATAGTCAACTCTTCTAGAAACTCTCCATATGAATGGCCAAATAATGGTCCTCAATTATCATTCACAAACTCACACCTCCCTACAACCACTGATCGATTGCATCTAGATGTGGGCCACAACTGGCAAAATCATTACCACCAATCAAGCTTTTTACACACAGTCAGAAACCGGACAATCGAAAACGGGTGCACCGAAGCTATGGTGCACCATCGCCCCATTCCAATGAGCTTAGATTGGCCACCAATGGTTCACAGCTTCAACGGATTACTTCCCTTTATGCCAAGAAGACAATCTTTCAAACAAATTCCCACTCCTCAAAATGATGACACCCGGAGATACTCCGGCGAGTCAAACTTTGACTCGCCGGAGTTCGTGGAGGAGCACGATGGCCAATGGGTGGGTGAAGAAGATTTTGCGGTTTCCGGGATGGATTATAGTCAGTATTTCGGTGGCGGGGTTATGTATTGGGATTCCTCCGACCACCCGGTCGCCGGATTCTCCCGCCCGCCTTCCCTGAGCTCCGATGACAGCTCGTGGGCGTGGCAGGAGGCCGACATGAACCGGACTGTTGATGACATGGTTGCTTTTTCATCACCTTCGGGTGCGTCTTTCTGTTCGGCTTTCGATCCAATCGGATACGTTATCCCCGGAGAAGTCGCCGGAAAAGTCACCGATGATAACATGAACGTGAATGTTTCCGGTTCTTTGGACATCGAAGCACCGTATCCGATTTTGCGACCGATTATTATTTCCCGGGACCGGTCACGGGAGTTTAAGCGGGCCCACACTTACGAACATAAATCGCCGTGTGTGCCGCCTAGCAGACGCGAAGAACCGCCGCCGGTGAAACGGCCACCTTCGCCGGTGGTTCTGTGTGTCCCGCGCGGTGGTGCGTCGGTTGTCGGTGGTGATTCGAGGAAGCAACGCGGGTTTCCGACTGTTCGTTCCGGTAGCTCGAGTCCCCGGAATTGGGGCGTGAAAGGGTGGTTTCATGACGGAATTAATTTTGAAGAAGCGTGTTTGAGAGTAGATGGAAGTGAAGTCGTTTGGCCTTCGTGGAGAAAGAAAAGTCAATTACCGGGAGCTTTGATTGCAATCTCGCAAGAAAAACATCCGGATTTGGCGATTCCGCTTCAATCTCCGGAATCGGAATTAGATTCCACCGTCCGGAGCTCCACGATTCCGGTCATGCACAGTCTTTTAAACGATGAAATTGACTCGTTTTGTAAACGGGTTGCCGGAGTAAACTTGACCCGGAAACCGTACATTAACTGGGCGGTCAAACGGGTAACCCGTTCGCTTCAAGTGTTATGGCCGCGGTCCCGAACTAACATCTTCGGGTCAAACGCAACCGGGTTATCTCTCCCGACAAGTGATGTCGATCTTGTGGTTTGCCTCCCTCCCGTTCGAAACCTAGAACCAATAAAAGAAGCCGGAATCCTCGAAGGTCGGAATGGAATCAAAGAAACCTGTCTCCAACACGCGGCTCGGTATCTCGCGAATCAAGAATGGGTAAAAAACGATTCCCTCAAAATCGTCGAAAACACTGCGATTCCAATCATCATGCTTGTCGTCCAAGTTCCTTTTGATGATTCCATTCCGGAGTTGACCGGAATGGAATTGATCCGAATCGATATAAGTTTCAAAGCACCATCGCACACCGGATTACAAACAACGGAATTAGTAAAAGAACTTACGGAACAGTTTCCGGCCGCCACCCCTCTCGCGCTTGTCCTAAAACAGTTTCTAGCGGACCGGAGTTTAGACCAATCGTATTCCGGTGGATTAAGTtcttattgtttgattttgttgataACTCGTTTTCTTCAACATGAGCATCATTACGGGAGACCAATTAATCAAAACTTTGGAGGGCTTCttatggattttttttatttttttggaaacgTGTTTGATCCACGTCAGATGCGGATTTCCGTTCAAGGGAGTGGGGTGTATATAAATAGAGAAAGGGGGTATAGTATTGATCCGATTTATATCGATGATCCTTTGTATCCTGCAAATAATGTTGGAAGGAATTGTTTTAGGATTCATCAATGTATAAAGGCGTTTGCGGATGCGTATTCTACTTTGGAGGATCGGCTTTTGTCTCTTTCGGATAATTGTGATTCGAGTAAATTGAAGCTACTCCCGTTGATTATACCGAGTGTTGGGAATTCCTAG
- the LOC111907731 gene encoding transcription initiation factor TFIID subunit 11, with the protein MQQSKDPFEVVAEEHEESPPNSPTAHDETEPQTPNPPPVVNSQGADVDNTIRSRNPQKSAATSATAKMGKNKEEDDEEEEENMDVELGKLPSSSDPSKMAKMQSILSQFTEEQMSRYESFRRSGFQKSVMKRLLGSITGSNKISMPMTIVVSGIAKIFVGELVETAKVVMKERKESGPLRPCHVREAYRRLKLEGKIPKRSVQRLFR; encoded by the exons ATGCAACAATCCAAGGATCCTTTTGAAGTAGTGGCTGAAGAACACGAGGAATCACCACCCAATTCACCAACTGCTCATGATGAGACTGAACCCCAAACTCCCAATCCACCACCAGTAGTCAACTCTCAGGGTGCTGACGTGGACAATACAATTCGTTCTAGAAACCCACAAAAATCAGCAGCCACGTCAGCAACTGCCAAAATGGGGAAAAacaaagaagaagatgatgaagaagaagaggagaacATGGATGTTGAACTTGGAAAATTACCATCATCCAGTGATCCTTCCAAGATGGCCAAGATGCA GTCTATTTTGTCACAATTTACAGAGGAACAAATGAGTAGGTATGAATCTTTCAGAAGATCTGGATTTCAGAAATCTGTCATGAAAAGG TTATTAGGTAGTATTACTGGAAGCAATAAAATCTCTATGCCCATGACTATTGTGGTATCTGGAATTGCAAAGATTTTTGTTGGTGAGCTTGTTGAAACAG CGAAAGTGGTGATgaaagagagaaaagagagtgggCCCCTCAGGCCATGCCACGTCAGAGAAGCGTATAGAAGGCTTAAATTAGAAGGCAAGATACCTAAAAGATCAGTTCAAAGGCTTTTTCGATAA